In Rutidosis leptorrhynchoides isolate AG116_Rl617_1_P2 chromosome 2, CSIRO_AGI_Rlap_v1, whole genome shotgun sequence, one genomic interval encodes:
- the LOC139891881 gene encoding uncharacterized protein: MSSWVSFFVLLLCFSFNGFSNAARHPKQSAVIVGTVYCDTCFSHQVSNSPHHFISGATVAVECSGKGQTSSFQQEVKTNNNGEFKVKIPFTISKNVDTINHCSVKQIRSSEPYCAVAATATSSNIHFISKKAGTHIYSAGFFTFKPELCSQKDLTGKDFPPSLRNPPAPFLPPIGEGLLPPLPVPDMPIPPLVPPLPGVPLLPPVNNQKPPLKSNNNDNNEVLDKKIFGFPPNPFQPPSIFPPPSILPPLPFQPSPPSLIPPLIPSPSPPALIPPLVPSPPPAGLFPPLPGFPPVPGLFPSPPPPPPPTFPIPLPPLPLIPGFPPVPPASGKNTP, from the exons ATGTCTTCATGGGTTTCATTCTTTGTCCTGCTTCTCTGTTTCTCCTTTAATGGTTTTTCCAATGCAGCCAGACATCCGAAACAATCTGCTGTTATCGTTGGAACGGTCTATTGCGACACTTGCTTCAGCCATCAAGTTTCCAATTCCCCCCACCACTTCATCTCAG GAGCTACAGTTGCGGTGGAATGCAGCGGCAAAGGTCAGACATCAAGTTTCCAACAAGAAGTGAAAACAAACAATAACGGCGAGTTTAAAGTAAAAATTCCTTTCACCATCAGTAAAAATGTGGACACAATCAACCATTGTTCAGTTAAACAAATTCGTAGCAGCGAGCCGTACTGTGCGGTGGCAGCCACCGCCACGTCATCAAACatccatttcatatctaaaaaggcGGGAACCCATATCTACTCGGCCGGGTTCTTCACATTCAAACCCGAATTATGCAGCCAAAAAGACCTCACCGGAAAAGATTTCCCACCGTCACTCCGTAACCCTCCGGCACCGTTCTTGCCACCAATCGGTGAAGGGTTACTACCTCCACTTCCGGTACCGGACATGCCCATTCCGCCGTTAGTTCCACCGCTTCCCGGAGTTCCACTACTTCCACCGGTTAACAACCAAAAACCACcactaaaatctaataataatgataataatgaagttTTGGATAAAAAAATATTTGGGTTTCCTCCAAACCCATTCCAACCGCCGTCAATATTCCCACCACCGTCAATACTTCCACCGTTGCCATTCCAACCATCACCGCCGTCATTAATTCCACCTTTAATTCCGTCACCGTCGCCACCGGCGTTGATTCCACCACTTGTTCCATCACCTCCACCGGCAGGTTTGTTCCCACCGTTGCCGGGATTTCCACCGGTACCAGGTTTGTTTCCGTCACCTCCGCCGCCGCCACCTCCAACGTTTCCAATTCCTTTGCCACCGTTACCTCTGATACCAGGATTCCCTCCGGTGCCACCAGCATCCGGAAAAAACACCCCTTGA